CGCTGACCGGCAAGCTCGACTATTTCACCAGCGATGGCGACGGCCCTTCAGGCCAGAACCGCGGTCTGTTCGAGCGTGACACTTTCGATCTGTCGATCGACGAGCGCGGTAACTACGACAACGAAATCTGGACCGGCTCTTTGACCGCTGAACTGGACATCGGCCCGGGCACGCTGACGAACATCTTCGGCTATCGCGAATATTCAGCGACAACGCTGGGCGATATCGACAGTCTGCCGATCTTCGGTTTCCATTCAAGCACAGAAACCGAGCAGGATCAGATTTCGAACGAGATCCGTTACGCGATCTCTACCGACAACTTCGATCTGACAATCGGCGGGTTCTACTTTGACCAGTCGATTGCCTACACCGAGACTCGTGACCTGCCGCCGCTCAGCCCGCTGACCTTCTATGGCGGCGGATCGCAGGACCACGAAGTCTTGGGCGCATTCGCGGCAGGTCAGTATTACCTGACTTCGGACTTTTCCGTTATCGCCGGTATCCGCTGGAGCCGCGAGGAAAAGAATGCGGGCGTGACTTATGTTCGCCCGCGTCCGGAATGTTCAGTTGTTGGCGGCACATGCCCAACCAGCGGCACAAACCCATTCATTCCGACCGAAAACAACGGTTTCGAAGATGGCCGCAGCTGGACCAACTGGTCGCCGAAATTCGGCTTCCAGTATGAATTCGACGACAGCCAGATTTATGCACACTGGACCCGCGGCTATCGCAGCGGTGGCTACAACTTCCGTATCACCAACGCGACGGTGTTTGAGACTGTAGTTGTTCCGGCAACTGGCGGTAACTTCGGCTTCGATGAAGAGCGCGTAGACAACTACGAGATTGGCGGCAAGTTCCAGACCAGCGATGGTGCATTGACCGTCAACGCTGCCGTCTATCTGACCAAGATCGATGACATGCAGCGCGAAGTGAACCAGAGTTCGCCAACTGCTGGTGTCTCGCAGTTCATCCTGAACACGGCGGACGCCGAGATCCTTGGCTTCGAAGCTGAAGGGCGCGCGCGGGTAACCGACAATCTGATCTTCACGGCGAACCTTGGTATCATCGATGACGACTACAAGAGCGTAGCCTTTGATATCTCCAGCGACGGCGCGATCGACGATGCAGACACTGCTCTGCGTCTGCCACGTGTGCCCGAAATCACCTGGGGCGTCGGCCTTATCCATGAGCTGATCTTGCCTGCAGGGGCGATCGTCAGCCGCGTGAACTATCAGTTCCGTGACGAATTCGCCTACACGGATAACAACTTCGGCTGGATCCAGGCTGCTGACAACCTTGATGCCAACATCACTTGGGAAACCCCGATGGATGGCCTGTCGGTATCAATCTACGGCAAGAACCTGCTCGATCAGGTTCAGGCTGGCGGGGACACCCAGCTCCCGTTCGGCGGCCCGCTTGGGAACGGCGTAAACCGTCCATTCGATGCCTACCCAGCTGCAGGCACTCTGTCGCCGCTGTCGAAGGGCCGCCAGATCGGTGCGGAAATGACCTTCGAATTCTAATTCGAGCAACATCGGAGATTATGGGAAGGGCGCTTCTTCGGAGGCGCCCTTTTCTTTTGCAGGCTATCTCTGCTCTGCGATCAGGAGCAGCGCGATATGCTTGTCATCAAAGCAGACAAAACCCCATTCCACGCTGACATTTGAGATCGGGTTCCACAATCCGTCATAACGGTTCGAGACAACTGTCAGCGAAGAGCTGTCGAATGCTGACAAGAAGTCCTGAGCGCAGCGAGACGCAGCGGTGAAACCAAGCCATTCCTTCGAGGGGTTGGAGATGTCGTTTGCGATCGCCTTTGTGATCTCGCCAAACGCTGTACGCGGGCTATCCGAGTCACCATGCGCATCAAGCAGTTCCCAATTGAAGCCGATGGGCAAGTATCCGTGCTTCTGTACAAATGCGTCAGCCACCGCAGAATGTAGTCCTGCGTCAGGTTGTGTCAGCCCATGTTGAAACGAAGTGCGAGCGCCTGCGTTCAGGCGAGGCAGCCATTCGGCTTCAAACCGCGCCAGCGCCTCACTCACTGCTCTTGCTTCCGCCGCTCGCCAAACAGAGCGGTCCCAACACGCACATGGGTCGAGCCGAGCATCACAGCGGTTTCGTAATCACCGCTCATGCCCATGCTCAGCTGCTCAAGGCCATTGTCGGAAGCCAGCTTGGCCAGATAAGCAAAGAATGGTGCAGGCTCGATGTCGAGAGGTGGGATACACATCAGGCCCGCTATCGGAATGTCGGCAGAATGCGCCAGTTCAATCAGCGAAGGCAAATCGGAGACTGCGCAACCGCCCTTTTGTTCTTCCTGGCCAATATTGACCTGGATAAAACACGGCACCCGCTTGCCTGCCTTATCCATGGCTTTGCCAAGTGCTTTGACAAGGCTCACTCGATCCAATGCGTGTATGCAGTCAAATAACGCTATAGCATCTTCGGCCTTATTTGATTGCAGCTGACCAATCAGATGCAGCTCGACCCCGGGATAGGCTTCGCGAATTGCCGGCCATTTCTGTTGCGCTTCCTGAACCCGGTTTTCCCCGAACACGCGATGCCCAGCTTCCAGCAGGGGTGAGATCTTCTCTGCAGGATGAGTCTTGCTGACTGCAATCAGTGTGACGCCATCAGGATCGCGGCGCGACGGCTTGCACGCCTTTTCAATATTGGCGCGGACATCTTCCAGGCGAGTTGCAGCTTCATTTGCCATGACGGCGCGCTATAGCGTGACGATGGCACAGTTCCAGTCCCTACCTGCGCTTTGGCTGCTTTCTGACGAACGCAACGATGCGGTTCTTGAATCCGCTTTGGCGCGATTGCCGCGCGGTTCTGGCTTCGTTTATCGCCATTATCATCTAGGCGATCCGCAGCGCTGGACCCGGTTTCGGGAACTAAAGCATAGCTGCCGAGCTTATGGCCATGCAGTCATTCTGGCAGACAGCGCATTGACGGCGCGCGAATGGGGAGCAGACGGGATCTACGGATCACCGCGCGCGCTATATCCGACCAGGCAAGACTTGCTGACGATCGCGACGGCGCACGACATGCGCGAGATTGGGGACGCGCATCGGGTCAAGGCCAATGCAGTGATGCTGTCACCTGCGTTTGCCACCAACTCGCATCCGGGCGCGCCGTGCCTTGGCACCAGCCGGTTCAAGATGCTCGCCCGGCACTCTCAAGTGCCGGTTATTGCGCTGGGCGGCATGAATGTTCGCAATGCCAAGCGCCTGAAATGCTCGCGCTGGGCGGCGATCGACGGGCTCAGTTAAGCAATCAGCATTCCGCACTTCGCTTGACCGCGAGTCCGGGAAGATTCATGGTGTGTTCTTACAGGAGATTTTGGCACCATGGCGACACGCTCGATGCGCAAAAAAGGACAGGCAGATTGGCGGGCGGCATTTCGTCGCTCGATGCGCCGCGCTGCGCAAATGGCGGGCGCAGGCGGCCTGCTGATCCTGCTGGTCTTTCTGACTCTGGCAATGGCCA
The Altererythrobacter ishigakiensis genome window above contains:
- a CDS encoding TonB-dependent receptor — protein: MNTKFSSLKTLALLGAGMAMLPASAYAQDAEEEEEQQTGRTSIADATNVIVVTGTKTQNAENVQDVPLAVTAFNAESLEALKVRDVQSLTYSAPNVSLDQIGTSRGTANFSIRGLGINSSIPSIDPTVGVFVDGVYLGFNGGVVFDLFDLESVEILRGPQGILFGRNTTGGAVLINTGNPTDYLTGKFRAAVDGPLLDGGRGGANYTVSGVVSGPIVEDTLLFKLGGYYNKDEGYFTNLFDGSNHGKAETKILRGALEGRFGDLTLTGKLDYFTSDGDGPSGQNRGLFERDTFDLSIDERGNYDNEIWTGSLTAELDIGPGTLTNIFGYREYSATTLGDIDSLPIFGFHSSTETEQDQISNEIRYAISTDNFDLTIGGFYFDQSIAYTETRDLPPLSPLTFYGGGSQDHEVLGAFAAGQYYLTSDFSVIAGIRWSREEKNAGVTYVRPRPECSVVGGTCPTSGTNPFIPTENNGFEDGRSWTNWSPKFGFQYEFDDSQIYAHWTRGYRSGGYNFRITNATVFETVVVPATGGNFGFDEERVDNYEIGGKFQTSDGALTVNAAVYLTKIDDMQREVNQSSPTAGVSQFILNTADAEILGFEAEGRARVTDNLIFTANLGIIDDDYKSVAFDISSDGAIDDADTALRLPRVPEITWGVGLIHELILPAGAIVSRVNYQFRDEFAYTDNNFGWIQAADNLDANITWETPMDGLSVSIYGKNLLDQVQAGGDTQLPFGGPLGNGVNRPFDAYPAAGTLSPLSKGRQIGAEMTFEF
- a CDS encoding YggS family pyridoxal phosphate-dependent enzyme, producing MANEAATRLEDVRANIEKACKPSRRDPDGVTLIAVSKTHPAEKISPLLEAGHRVFGENRVQEAQQKWPAIREAYPGVELHLIGQLQSNKAEDAIALFDCIHALDRVSLVKALGKAMDKAGKRVPCFIQVNIGQEEQKGGCAVSDLPSLIELAHSADIPIAGLMCIPPLDIEPAPFFAYLAKLASDNGLEQLSMGMSGDYETAVMLGSTHVRVGTALFGERRKQEQ
- a CDS encoding thiamine phosphate synthase; translation: MAQFQSLPALWLLSDERNDAVLESALARLPRGSGFVYRHYHLGDPQRWTRFRELKHSCRAYGHAVILADSALTAREWGADGIYGSPRALYPTRQDLLTIATAHDMREIGDAHRVKANAVMLSPAFATNSHPGAPCLGTSRFKMLARHSQVPVIALGGMNVRNAKRLKCSRWAAIDGLS